Within Inmirania thermothiophila, the genomic segment TGGCGGCGCGGATCCGCGAGCGCGCGCTGGCGTGGGCGGTGGCCGAGGCGGGGGTGGAGGAGATCGAGCGGCTCAACATCCTCGGCGCCACGCTGCTCGCCATGCGCCGGGCGGTGGAGGCGCTGGCGGTGGCGCCTGAGGCGGTCCTCGTGGACGGCGACCGCTGTCCGCCGCTGGCGGTGCCGGCGCGGGCGGTGGTGCGGGGCGATCGCACCGTGGCGGCCATCGCCGCGGCCTCGATCCTCGCCAAGGTGGCCCGTGACGCGCACATGCAGGAGCTGGAGCGGTGCTACCCCGGCTACGGCTTCGCCCGCCACAAGGGCTATCCCACCCGCGAGCATCTGGAGGCCCTGGCGCGCCTCGGCCCGTGCCCGCAGCACCGGCGCGGCTTCGCGCCCGTGGCGCGGCTCCTGGGGGCAGGACGGTGAAGGCGCCGGCGACCTTCGTGCACCTGCGCGTGCACAGCGAGTACTCGCTGGTGGACGGCATCGTGCGCATCCCGCAGCTGGTGGCGCGGGCGGCGGAGCTGGGGATGCCGGCGGTGGCGGTCACCGACCAGTGCAACCTCTTCGCGATGGTGAAGTTCTACCGCGCGGCGCTGGCGCGGGGGGTCAAGCCGGTGGTGGGCGTGGACGCCTGGCTCGCCGACCCCGCGGGGGAGCCCGGGCGGGTGGTGCTGCTGTGCCAGGACGGCGCCGGCTACCGCAATCTGACGCGGCTGGTCTCGCGCAGCTACATCGAGGGTCAGCACGGCGGGCGGCCGGTGCTGGAGCCGGCCTGGCTGGAGGAGGCCTCGGGCGGGCTCATCGCGCTCTCGGGAGGGGCCGAGGGGGTGCTCGGGCGCGCCCTGCTGCAGGAGCGCGCCGACGAGGCGGAGCGCTGGCTCGGGTTCTTCGGTCGCTGCTTCCCGGGGCGGTTCTACCTCGAGGTGCACCGGCTCGGGCGCCCCCACGACGAGGCGCACCTCCACGCCGCGGTGGGCTTCGCGGCCGCGCACGGGCTGCCGGTGGTGGCCACCAACGACGTGCGCTTCCTGCTGCGCGAGGACTTCGAGGCCCACGAGGCGCGGGTCTGCATCCACGAGGGGCGGACGCTGGACGATCCCGCGCGGCCGCGCCGCTACACCGAGGCGCAGTACCTGCGCGGGCCGCAGGAGATGGCCGAGCTCTTCGCCGACCTGCCCGAGGCCCTGGCCAACGCGGTGGAGATCGCGCGCCGCTGCAACCTGGAGCTGACCCTCGGCCGTTCGGTGCTGCCCGACTTCCCACTGCCGCCGGGGGAGGACGCGCCGGGCTTCCTCGCCCGGCAGGCCCGCGAGGGGCTGGCGCGGCGGCTCGCCGCCCACGGGCCGGCGCCGGGCCACGACGAGGCGGCGTACCGGGAACGGCTCGAGCGCGAGCTCGAGGTCATCACCGGCATGGGCTTTGCCGGCTACTTCCTGATCGTCGCCGACTTCATCCGCTGGGCGCGCGAGCACGGGGTCCCGGTGGGCCCGGGGCGCGGCTCCGGAGCGGGCTCCCTGGTGGCCTACGCCCTCGGGATCACCAATTTGGATCCAATACGTTACGACCTGCTCTTCGAGCGTTTTCTCAATCCGGAGCGGGTCTCGATGCCGGACTTCGACATCGACTTCTGCATGGAGCGGCGCGACCGCGTCATCGAGTACGTGGCCGAGCGCTACGGGCGCGACCGCGTCTCCCAGATCATCACCTACGGCAGCATGGCGGCGCGCGCGGTGGTGCGCGACGTCGGCCGCGTCCTCGGCCATCCCTACGGCTTCGTGGACAAGCTGGCGAAGCTGATCCCCTTCGAGGTGGGGATGACGCTGGAGAAGGCCCTCGCCGAGAGCGAGGAGCTGCGTGCCCGCTACGAGCAGGAGGAGGAGGTCCGCGCCATCCTCGACCTCGCCCGCGCCCTGGAGGGGCTCGCGCGCAACCCGGGCAAGCATGCCGGCGGCGTGGTCATCGCCCCCGCGCCGCTCACGGACTTCACCCCGCTCTACTGCGAGCCGGGCGGCGAGGGCCTGGTGACGCAGTTCGACAAGGACGACGTGGAGGCGGTGGGGCTGGTCAAGTTCGATTTCCTGGGGCTGCGCACCCTGACCATCATCGACTGGGCGCTGCGCACCATCAACGCCGAGCGCGCCGGCCGCGGCGAGCCGCCGCTGGACATCGACGCCATCCCCCTCGACGACCCCGCCACCTACGACCTGCTCAAGCGCTGCCAGACCACGGCCGTCTTCCAGCTGGAGTCGCGGGGCATGAAGGACCTCATCCGCAGGCTCCAGCCCGACTGCTTCGAGGACATCGTGGCCCTGGTGGCGCTGTTCCGCCCGGGGCCGCTGCAGTCGGGCATGGTGGACGACTTCATCAACCGCAAGCACGGGCGCGCCCGGGTGGAGTACCCGCACCCGGACCTCGAGCCCATCCTCCGGCCCACCTACGGCGTCATCCTCTACCAGGAACAGGTGATGCAGATCGCCCAGGTGCTGGCGGGCTACACCCTGGGCGGGGCCGACCTGCTGCGCCGGGCCATGGGCAAGAAGAAGCCCGAGGAGATGGCGAAGCAGCGCGAGATCTTCCTGCGCGGGGCGCGGGAGCGGGGGGTGGAGGAGGGGCTGGCGAACCACATCTTCGACCTCATGGAGAAGTTCGCCGGCTACGGCTTCAACAAGTCGCACTCGGCCGCCTACGCCCTCGTCTCCTACCAGACCGCCTGGCTCAAGGCCCATCATCCGGCGGCCTTCATGGCCGCGGTGCTCTCCTCCGACATGGACAACACCGACAAGGTGGTGGAGTTCATCGAGGAGGCGCGCCAGCTCGGGATCGAGGTCCTGCCGCCCGACATCAACCAGTCGGACTACGCCTTCACGGTGTGCGGCGAGGCGGCGATCCGCTACGGGCTCGGCGCGGTGAAGGGGGTGGGGCGCTCGGCCCTCGACGCCGTGCTGGGCGAGCGCGAGGCCGCCGGGCCCTTCCGGGATCTCGCCGAGTTCTGCCGCCGGGTGGACCTGCGGCGGGTCAACCGCCGCGTCATCGAGGCCCTGATCCGCGCCGGGGCGATGGACGCCCTGGGGCCCAACCGCGCCACCCTCATGGCGCAGCTGCCGCACGCGCTGGCGGCGGCCGAGCAGCACTCGGCGATGCAGGCGGCGGGCCAGCACGACCTCTTCGGCCTCGGCGGCGGCGAGGTGAGCGCGCCGGCGGCGCCCGTGCTCGCGGCGGTGGAGCCGGAGTGGGACGAGGAGACGCGCCTGACCGGCGAGAAGGAGACCCTCGGGCTCTATCTCACGGGGCATCCCATCGAGCGTTTCCTGCCCGAGCTCGGGCAGTTCACGAGCGGGCGCATCGGCCAGTTCGCCGGCGAGGCGGAGGGGCGGGGCGAGCAGAAGGTGGTGCTCGCCGGGCTCGTGGTGGGGCTACGCACCAAGGCCAGCCAGCGCGGCGGGCGCATGGCCTTCGTCCTCCTCGACGACCGCTCCGGGCGGATCGAGGCCACCCTCTTCCCGGAGGTCTACGAGCCGGCGCGGGAGCTGGTGGTGCGCGACCGGGTGCTGGTGGTGGAGGGCAGCCTCGGGGTCGACGACTACACCGGGCGGATGCGGCTGGTGGCGGAGCGGGTCATGGACATGGCGGCGGCGCGCGCCGCCTACGCCCGCGCGGTGGAGATCGAGGCCGGGCCCGGGCTCGAGCCCGCCGCCCTGGCGGCGGTGCTGGAGGCCTTCCGCGGCGGCGGCTGCCGCGTGCGGGTGCGCTACCGCAACCGCCGCGCCGAGGCCGCCCTCGTCCTCGGCGAGGCCTGGCGGGTGCGCCCGGAGGAGGCGCTGCTTGCGCGGCTGCGCGCCCTGGCGGGCTGCGCCGGCTGCACCGTGCGCTACGCCGCCGGCCGTGACAACGCCGCGGCGAGGGCGGGATAATGCCCGTCCCTCGCAACCGCGGCGGACCGGCGCGATGACCCGCAACTTCCTGGACTTCGAACAGCCCATCGCCGAGCTCGAGGCCAAGATCGAGGAGCTGCGCTACGTCGGCAGCGACGCCGAGCTCAACATCAGCGACGAGATCGCGCGCCTCGAGGCCAAGAGCCGCAGCCTCACCGAGTCCATCTTCTCCTCGCTCACCCCGTGGCAGGTGGCGCAGGTGGCGCGGCACCCGGACCGCCCCTACACCCTCGACTACGTGGCGCGCATCTTCACCGACTTCCAGGAGCTGCACGGCGACCGCGCCTTCGCCGACGACCCCGCCATCGTCGGGGGGCTGGCCCGCCTGGAGGGCCGGCCGGTGCTGGTCCTCGGCCACCAGAAGGGGCGCGACACCAAGGAGAAGCTGCGCCGCAACTTCGGCATGCCGCGTCCCGAGGGCTACCGCAAGGCGCGCCGGCTCATGGGCCTGGCGGAGAAGTTCGGCCTGCCGGTGCTCACCTTCATCGACACCCCCGGGGCCTATCCCGGGATCGACGCCGAGGAGCGCGGCCAGAGCGAGGCCATCGCCGGCAACCTGATGCGGATGGCCGGGCTGCGCGTGCCCATCCTCTGCACCGTCATCGGCGAGGGCGGCTCCGGGGGGGCGCTGGCCATCGGCGTCGGCGACCGCCTCCTCATGCTCCAGTACGCCACCTATTCGGTCATCTCCCCCGAGGGCTGCGCCTCCATCCTCTGGCGCAGCGCCGAGAAGGCGCCGGAGGCGGCCGAGGCGATGGGGATCACGGCCGCGCGCCTGCACGCCCTCGGGCTCGTCGACGAGGTGGTCCCCGAGCCCCTCGGCGGCGCCCACCGCGACCCCGACGCCATGGCGGCGACCCTCAAGGCGCGCCTGGTGGAGGCCCTCGAGGCGCTCTGCGCCGAGCCCGTGGACGCCCTCGTGGAGGCGCGCTACCGCCGCCTGCGCGCCATCGGCCGCTTCCGCGAGTAGCGCCGGGCCCCGGCGCGGCAGGGGCAGCCACGTGAGGGCCTTCTCCCCGCCCGCCCTCGCCGCCGTGCTGGAGGGCCTGCCCGGCGACGGCCGGCTCTGGATCGCCTTCAGCGGCGGCCTCGACTCCACCGTGCTGCTGCATGCGGCGGCGCGGCTGCGCCCGCGCCGCGGGCTGGCGGCGGTCCACGTCCACCACGGTCTGCGGCCCGAGGCCGAGCGCTGGGCGGCGCACTGCGCCGCGCGCTGCGGGGCGCTCGGCGTCCCCTTCGAGCTGCTGCGGGTGGCGGTGCAGGGGCGGGCGGGCGGCGTCGAGGCCGCCGCGCGCAGGGCGCGGCGGGCGGCGCTGGCGGCTCGGCTCGGCCCGGGCGAGGTGCTGCTCACCGCCCACCATGCCGACGACCAGCTGGAGACGGTGCTGATGCAGCTGCTGCGCGGGGCGGGGGTGCGGGGGCTTGCGGCGATGGCGCCGCTCGCCCCCCTCGGCGCGGGCTGGCAGGCGCGGCCGCTGCTGGCGTGGAGTCGGGCCGAGCTTGCGGCGTGGGCGGAGGCGGAGGGGCTGAGCTGGGTCGCCGACCCCATGAACGAGGATGCGCGCTTCGACCGCGCCTGGCTGCGCCGACACCTGCTGCCGGTGCTCGCCGGGCGCTGGCCGCGGGCGGCGCAGGCCGCGGTGCGAAGCGCCGGGCGGTGCGCGCGGGCGCTCTCGCTCCTGGATGCGCTCGCCGACCTGGACGGGGCGGAGGCTTACCGGGGGCGGCCGCTTCCGGTGTCGCGCCTGGCCGCGCTGCCCCCTGCGCGGGGCGCCAACCTGCTGCGGCGCTGGCTCGGCGATCTCGGTCTGCGCCCCCCCGACGAGGCGCGCCTGGAGGCGGCCCTGGCCGCCCTCTGCGGGGCGGCGCGGGACCGGCTGCCCGAGCTTCGCTGGGCCGGCGGCGAGCTTCGCCGCTGGCGCGACGCCCTGTACGCGGGTCCGGCGCTTTCGCCGCCGCCGCGCCGTCCGCTGTCCTGGGACGGGCGGGGGACGCTGACGCTGCCGGCCGGGTGCGGCCGGCTGCGCCTCGTGCCGGCGGCGGTGGGGATCGATCCGGCGCGGCTCGCGGGGGGGCTCGAGGTGCGCTGGCGCGTGGGCGGCGAGCGGCTGCGGCCGGCCGGCGCGGGGCGGCGGCGCAGCCTCAAGGCGCTGCTGCAGGAGGCGGGGGTGCCGCCATGGGTGCGGGCGCGGGCGCCGCTGCTCTATGCCGCAGGGGGGCTGGTGGCGGTGGGCGGCTGGTGGACGGCGGCCGAGGCCACGGCGGCGGGGGGCCTTGCGCCGGTGTGGGAGGCGCCGCGGCTTGCGGCCTGGAGCGGGTGCGCGCCGTTGTTCGCCCCCGGGGGCTCTGGTACCCTTTAGCGCCGTCGCGGCTGCGGCCGGCTTCCCGCGCTTCTCCCAATGACCAAGTTCATCTTCATCACCGGCGGCGTCGTCTCCTCGCTGGGCAAGGGCATCGCGGCGGCCTCCCTGGGCGCCATCCTCGAGGCCCGGGGGCTCAAGGTGAGCCTGTCCAAGCTGGATCCCTACATCAACGTCGATCCGGGCACCATGAGCCCGTTCCAGCACGGCGAGGTCTTCGTCACCGAGGACGGCGCCGAGACCGACCTCGATCTCGGCCACTACGAGCGCTTCGTGCGCATCACCACGAGCAAGCGCAACAACTACACCACCGGCCAGATCTACGAGCGCGTCATCCGCAAGGAGCGGCGCGGCGACTACCTGGGCGGCACGGTGCAGGTGATCCCGCACATCACCGACGAGATCAAGGAGTGCATCTGGCTGGGGGCGGGCGATGCCGACGTCGCCCTCGTGGAGATCGGCGGCACCGTGGGCGACATCGAGTCGCTGCCTTTCCTCGAGGCGATCCGGCAGATGGGGGTGGAGCTCGGGCACGAGCGGGCGATCTTCATCCACCTCACGCTGCTGCCGTACGTCGCCACCGCGGGGGAGATCAAGACCAAGCCGACGCAGCACTCGGTCAAGGAGCTGCGCTCCATCGGCATCCAGCCCGACATCCTCCTGTGCCGGGCCGACCGCGCGCTGCCGGCGGAGGAGCGGCGCAAGATCGCGCTCTTCACCAACGTCGAGGAGCGCGCCGTCATCTCCGCCCGCGACGTGGACAACATCTACAAGATCCCGCGCCTGCTCCACGAGCAGGGCCTCGACCGCATCGTCTGCGAGAAGCTGCGCATCGACGCCCCCGAGGCGGACCTGTCCGAGTGGGACCGGGTGGTGGAGGCCATGGAGCACCCGGAGGGCACCGTCCAGGTGGCCCTGGTGGGCAAGTACGTGGAGCTGGTGGATTCCTACAAGTCCCTCAACGAGGCCCTCGTGCACGCCGGCATCCACACCCGCACCCGGGTGGACATCCGCTACGTCGACTCCGAGCGGCTCGAGACGGAGGGCACGGGGCTGCTCGCCGGCGCCGACGCCATCCTCGTCCCCGGCGGCTTCGGCGAGCGCGGGGTCGAGGGCAAGATCGCCGCCGCCCGCTATGCGCGCGAGAACGGCATCCCCTATCTCGGCATCTGCCTCGGCATGCAGGTGGCGGTGATCGAGTTCGCACGCCACGTGGCGGGCCTCGCCGGGGCCCACAGCACGGAGTTCGATCCGGCCTGCGAGCACCCGGTCATCGCCCTCATCACGGAGTGGCAGAACCGCGACGGGCGGCTCGAGCGGCGCGACAAGGACTCCGACCTCGGCGGCACCATGCGCCTGGGCGGCCAGCCCTGCCGCCTGGTGCCGGGGACCCTGGCCCACGACCTCTACGGGCGCGACGTCATCGTCGAGCGCCACCGCCACCGCTACGAGTTCAACAACAACTACCTCGAGCGCCTGCAGGGGGCGGGGCTGGTGGTGTCCGGACGCTCCCACGACGGGCGCCTGGTGGAGGTGGTGGAGCTGCCGGATCACCCGTGGTTCCTGGCCTGCCAGTTCCACCCCGAGTTCACCTCCACCCCGCGCGACGGCCACCCGCTCTTCGCCGGCTTCATCCGCGCCGCGCGGATGCACCGCGAGCGCGAGCTGCCGGGGGCGGCGAGCGCATGAGGCTGTGCGGGTTCGAGGTCGGACCCGGCGCCCCCCTGCTCCTGATCGCCGGCCCCTGCGTCATCGAGAGCGAGGCGTTGGTGCTGGAGGTGGCCGAGCGGCTGCGCGGGATCACCGCCCGCCTGGGCGTCCCGTTCGTCTTCAAGGCCTCCTTCGACAAGGCCAACCGCAGCTCCCACGAGAGCTTCCGCGGCCCGGGGCTGGAGCGGGGGCTGGCGGCGCTGGAGCGGGTGCGGCGGGAGGTGGGCGTGCCGGTGCTCACCGACGTCCACGAGCACACGCCCCTGGCCGAGGTGGCGGCGGTGGTGGACGTGCTGCAGACGCCGGCCTTCCTCTGCCGCCAGACCGACTTCATCCAGGCGGTGGCCCGCCAGGGGCGCCCCGTCAACCTCAAGAAGGGCCAGTTCCTCTCCCCCTGGGAGATGGTCCACGTGGTGGCCAAGGCGCGCGCTGCGGGCAACGACGCCCTCCTCGTGTGCGAGCGCGGCTACAGCTTCGGCTACCAGAACCTGGTGGCGGACATGCGCTCGCTGGCGGTGCTGCGCACCACCGGCTGCCCGGTGGTCTTCGACGCCACCCACTCGGTGCAGCAGCCGGGCGGGCTCGGGGGGCGCTCCGGAGGCGACCGCCGCTTCGTGCCGGTGCTGGCGCGGGCGGCGGTGGCGGCCGGCGCCGACGGCATCTTCATGGAGACCCACCCGGATCCGGACCGGGCCCTCAGCGACGGGCCCAACTCCTGGCCCCTGGACCGGGTGGAGGCCCTGCTGGAGACCCTCGTGGCCCTGCGGGGCTGCGTCCGAGGGCTGCCGCAGGATCTCGACAGACCATGAGAAAGGCAACGTAACATCCCGGAAGGAAAGGAACGTTCATGTCGGAGATCGTCGACCTCAAGGCCCTGGAGATCCTCGATTCGCGCGGCAACCCCACGGTGGCGGTGGAGGCGCACCTGGCCTCGGGGGCGCGGGGCTGGGCCGCGGTGCCATCCGGGGCGTCCACCGGCACGCGGGAGGCGGTGGAGCTGCGCGACGGCGACGCCCGCTACGGCGGCAAGGGGGTGCGCCGGGCGGTGGCCCATGTCGAGGGGGAGATCCTCGCCGCGGTGCGGGGCATGGAGGCCGCGGAGCAGGAGGCCCTGGACCGGCGCCTGATCGAGCTCGACGGCACCCCCAACAAGGCCCGCCTCGGCGCCAACGCCATCCTCGGGGTGTCGCTGGCGGTGGCCAGGGCGGCCGCGGCCGAGGCCGGCGAGCCCCTCTACCGCCGGCTCGGGGGCGGCGCCGAGGCCTTCACCATGCCGGTGCCGATGATGAACGTCCTCAACGGCGGCGCCCACGCCGACAACAGCGTCGACGTGCAGGAGTTCATGATCCTGCCCACGGGCGCGCCGGACATGGCCGAGGCGATCCGCTACGGGGCCGAGATCTTCCACGCCCTCAAGGCGGTGCTGCGTGGGCGCGGGCTCGCCACCGGGGTGGGCGACGAGGGGGGCTTCGCCCCCGACCTGCCCTCCAACGAGGCGGCGCTGGAGGTCCTCATGGAGGCCATCGGGCGCGCCGGCTTCACCGCCGGGCGCGACATCCACCTGGGCCTCGATGTGGCCGCCAGCGAGCTGCGCGAGGGCGGGCGCTACCGCCTCGCCTCCGAGGGACGCGAGCTCGACGCCGGCGGCATGATCGATCTGCTCGCGGCGTGGGTCGAGCGCTACCCCATCGTCACCATCGAGGACGGCCTCGCCGAGGACGACTGGGCCGGCTGGCAGGAGCTGACGCGCCGTCTCGGCGGGCGGGTCCAGCTCGTGGGCGACGACGTCTTCGTCACCAACCCGGCCATCCTCCGGCGCGGCATCGACGAGGGCGTAGCCAACGCGATCCTGATCAAGCTCAACCAGATCGGCACCCTGACCGAGACCCTGGAGGCGATCCGCCTCGCCACCGAGGCCGGCTACGCCAGCATCGTCTCGCACCGCTCCGGCGAGACCGAGGACACCACCATCGCCGATCTCGCGGTGGGCTCGGCCGCGACCCAGATCAAGACCGGGTCGCTCTGCCGCACCGACCGCGTCGCCAAGTACAACCGGCTCCTCGCCATCGCCCGCGAGCTGGGGGATGCGGGCCGCTACCCGGGGCTTGCCGCCTTCCCGCGCGCGGAGGGCTGAGCGCGGGTGCGCTGGCTGCTGCTCCTCCTCGCCGTCCTGCTGGCGGTGCTGCAGTACCGCCTGTGGCTGGGGGAGGGCGGGCTGCGCAGCGTGGCCGCGCTGCAGCGGGCGATCGCCGCGCAGGCGGAGGAGAACGCGCGCCTGGCCGAGCGCAACCGCCGCCTCGCCGCCGAGGTCATGGATCTCAAGGAGGGGGTGGAGGCGATCGAGGAGCGGGCGCGCAGCGAGCTGGGCATGATCGGGCCCGGCGAGACCTTCTTCCAGGTGGTGGCGCCGGAGGCGGAGGATGGCCGCTGAGCGGCTGTGGGTGGTGGTGCCGGCGGCGGGGCGCGGCACCCGCATGGGGGCGGACCGGCCCAAGCAGTACCTGCGCCTGGCGGGGCGGCCCGTGCTCGAGCACGCGCTGCATCGGGCCTGCGCCCACCCGGCGGCGGCGGGCGCGGTGGTGGCGCTGGCCGCGGACGACGGCGGCTGGGGCGAGGTGCGGCCGCCGGAGGGGGTCGCGGTGGCCACCGTGACCGGCGGTGCCGAGCGCTGCGATTCCGTGCGGGCGGCGCTCGCCGCCCTCGCGGGACGGGCCCGGGCGGAGGACCTCGTGGCGGTGCACGACGCGGCGCGCCCGTGCCTGCCGCGGCGGGACCTGGAGGCGGTGGTGGCGGCGGCCGCCGCCGACGCGGACGGCGCGCTGCTCGCGCTGCCGGTGGGCGACACCCTCAAGCGCGAGGCCGAGGGCCGGGTCGCGGAGACGGTGCCGCGGGAGGGGCTGTGGCGCGCGCTCACGCCGCAGGTCTTCCGCTACGGGCTCCTGCGCGAGGCCCTCGAGGGCGCCGCCGGGGCGCCGGTCACCGACGAGGCGGCGGCGGTGGAGCGGCTCGGGCGGCGGCCGCGGCTGGTGGCGGGCAGCCCCCTCAATCTCAAGATCACCCATCCGGGCGACCTGGCGCTGGCGGCGGCGGCCCTGCGCCTGCTGGAGGAGGAGGGGGCATGATCCCGCGCATCGGCCACGGCTTCGACGTCCACCGCTTCGGGCCCGGCGACGGCGTGGTGCTGGGCGGCGTGCGCATCCCGCACACCCACGGGCTCATCGCCCACTCCGACGGCGACGTCGTCATCCACGCCCTCTGCGACGCCCTCCTCGGGGCCGCCGCCCTCGGCGACATCGGCCGCCACTTCCCCGACCGCGATCCGGCGTGGGCGGGGGCCGACAGCCGCGTGCTCCTGCGCGAGGTGGTGGCGAGGGTGGCGGCGGCGGGGCTGAGGCCCGGCAACGCCGACGTCACCGTCATCGCCCAGGCCCCGCGGCTCGCCCCCCACGTCGAGGTCATGCGCGCCCGCCTCGCCGCCGACCTCGGCGTCGAGGTGGGGGCGGTGAGCATCAAGGCCACCACCTCCGAGGGGCTCGGTGCCGTGGGCCGCGGGGAGGGCATCGCCGCCCACGCCGTGGTCCTGCTCCTGCCCCGTGGCTGAGGAGGGCGTGGCGCCGGGCGCCGTGGGGGATCCCCTGGCGGCGATCCCTTTCGCCCACGGGGGGCCGGTGGGGCGCGGGCGGCTGCGGGTGCGGCCCGAGGACTTCGTGGTCGAGGAGGTCCTGCGCTTCGCCCCAGAAGGCCGCGGCGAGCACGTCTACCTGCAGGTGGAGAAGGTGGATGCGGACACCGCGTGGGTGGCGCAGCGGCTCGCGCGGGCCGCCGGCATGGGCGCGGCGCGGGTGGCCTGGGCCGGCCTCAAGGACCGCCGCGCCGTCGCCCGCCAGTGGTTCTCCGTCCACCTGCCGCGTGCGCTGCCGGTGGACTGGGAACGGCACGCCGAGGGCCGTTTCCGCGTCCTCGCCGAGACCCGGCACCGGCGCGCGCTGCGCCGGGGCGGGCTCGCCGGCAACCGCTTCCGCCTCGTGGTGCGGGAGCTGAGCGCCGATCCGCGGGCGCTCGCCGCGCGTCTCGGGCGCATCGCCGAGGCGGGGGTGCCGAACCTCTTCGGGCCGCAGCGCTTCGGGCAGGGGGGGAGCAACCTGGAGGCCGCCGCGGTCTGGTTCGGCGGCGGCCCCGCCCCCACCGGGCGCTTCCGGCGCGGCATGGTGCTCTCGGCCGCCCGCGCCCACCTCTTCAACCGGGTGGCGGCGGCGCGCATCGCCGACGGCTCCTGGGCGCGGCTGCTGCCGGGGGAGGCGGTGGCGCTCGCCGGCTCGCGCTCGGTCTTCGCCGCGCCGCAGGCGGACGAGGCCCTGGCGCGGCGCTGCCGGCGCGGCGACCTCCACCCGAGCGGCCCCCTCTGGGGTGCCGGGCCGTCGCTGGCCTGCGGCGCCTGCGCCGCCCTCGAGGCGGCGGTGCTGGCGCCGTGGGCGGCCTGGTGCCGGGGCCTCGAGGCGGCAGGGCTCGCCCACGAGCGGCGGGCGCTGCGGGTGCTGCCACAGGGGCTGCGCTGGCGCCTGGAGGGCGACGCGCTGGTGCTGCGCTTCGCCCTGCCGTCCGGGGCCTATGCCACCGCCCTGGTACGCGAGCTGCTGGCATGCCCGCAGGACGCATGTGGTTAACGTGGCATTAACCCCGCATGGGCTACGCTTCGCGCTGGAGGCCCGGCGGCGAGGAGGCGGGGCAGAGGGAACACGGCGATGCGGGTGCTGCTGGTGGAGGACGATCATCCGCTGGGGGAGGGCGTGGCCGAGGGGCTCCGCCTGCAGGGCTACGTGGTGGACTGGGTCACGGGCGGCCGCGAGGCGCGGGGCATGCTGGAGGCCGGCGGCTACGACGCCGTCGTCCTCGACCTCCTGCTGCCGCCGCCGGACGGGTGGACGCTGCTGCGGGAGATGCGCCGGCGCGGGGACGACACGCCGGTGCTGGTGCTGACGGCGTGCGACGCGGTGGAGGCGCGGGTGCGGGGGCTCGACGAGGGGGCCGACGACTACCTCGTCAAGCCCTTCGACCTCGACGAGCTGTGCGCGCGCCTGCGGGCGATCCGGCGGCGGCGGGCGGGGCAGGTGGGGGCGCTCCTGCGCCACGGGGAGATCGCGGTGGACACGGCGGCGCACCGGGTCTGGCGGGACGGCGAGCCGGTACCGCTCACCCCGCGGGAGTTCGAGATCCTGGTCCTGCTCCTGGAGCATCGCGGGCGCGTGCTCTCGCGCAGCCGGCTCGAGCGCAGCCTCTACGACGACGCCGACCGGATCGAGAGCAACGCCGTCGAGGTCCACATCCATCACCTGCGGCGCAAGCTCGGCAGCGGGCTCATCCGCACCGTGCGCGGCGTCGGCTACGTCATCGACGCGCCGGCATGAAGGGTTCGCTGCGGGCGCGGCTGCTGCTGCCCCTGCTCGGCGGCACGCTGCTGCTGTGGGGTGTCGGGGCTGCGTTCAGCTACTGGCGCGCCACCCGCGAGGTGGCGGCCTTCCACGACGCGCAACTGGCGCAGACGGCGCGGGTGCTGCTCTCGTTGAGTCACCACGAGCTGGGCGAGGAGCTCGCCTTCCAGTCCGGGGCGGCGCCGTCGCCGGACTCGCTCCTGGCGCACCCGCGCGTCCTCGACTTGCCCATGGTGCACGACTACGAGGCCCCCGTGGCCTTCCAGGTCTGGGTCCTCGGCGACCGTCTCGTGCTGCGCTCGCCCAACGCGCCGGCGGGCGCACGGCTGGCGGAGGTGGCCGGCTTCTCGGAGCGGGAGATCGGCGGCGCGCGCTGGCGCGTCTACGCGGTGGTCCATCCGGCGGGCGAGATCGAGGCCCAGGTGGCCGAGCGGCTGGACCTGCGCGGCGGCCTGGCGCGCCAGGTGGC encodes:
- the eno gene encoding phosphopyruvate hydratase; this encodes MSEIVDLKALEILDSRGNPTVAVEAHLASGARGWAAVPSGASTGTREAVELRDGDARYGGKGVRRAVAHVEGEILAAVRGMEAAEQEALDRRLIELDGTPNKARLGANAILGVSLAVARAAAAEAGEPLYRRLGGGAEAFTMPVPMMNVLNGGAHADNSVDVQEFMILPTGAPDMAEAIRYGAEIFHALKAVLRGRGLATGVGDEGGFAPDLPSNEAALEVLMEAIGRAGFTAGRDIHLGLDVAASELREGGRYRLASEGRELDAGGMIDLLAAWVERYPIVTIEDGLAEDDWAGWQELTRRLGGRVQLVGDDVFVTNPAILRRGIDEGVANAILIKLNQIGTLTETLEAIRLATEAGYASIVSHRSGETEDTTIADLAVGSAATQIKTGSLCRTDRVAKYNRLLAIARELGDAGRYPGLAAFPRAEG
- the kdsA gene encoding 3-deoxy-8-phosphooctulonate synthase — its product is MRLCGFEVGPGAPLLLIAGPCVIESEALVLEVAERLRGITARLGVPFVFKASFDKANRSSHESFRGPGLERGLAALERVRREVGVPVLTDVHEHTPLAEVAAVVDVLQTPAFLCRQTDFIQAVARQGRPVNLKKGQFLSPWEMVHVVAKARAAGNDALLVCERGYSFGYQNLVADMRSLAVLRTTGCPVVFDATHSVQQPGGLGGRSGGDRRFVPVLARAAVAAGADGIFMETHPDPDRALSDGPNSWPLDRVEALLETLVALRGCVRGLPQDLDRP
- the ftsB gene encoding cell division protein FtsB codes for the protein MRWLLLLLAVLLAVLQYRLWLGEGGLRSVAALQRAIAAQAEENARLAERNRRLAAEVMDLKEGVEAIEERARSELGMIGPGETFFQVVAPEAEDGR
- the tilS gene encoding tRNA lysidine(34) synthetase TilS, yielding MRAFSPPALAAVLEGLPGDGRLWIAFSGGLDSTVLLHAAARLRPRRGLAAVHVHHGLRPEAERWAAHCAARCGALGVPFELLRVAVQGRAGGVEAAARRARRAALAARLGPGEVLLTAHHADDQLETVLMQLLRGAGVRGLAAMAPLAPLGAGWQARPLLAWSRAELAAWAEAEGLSWVADPMNEDARFDRAWLRRHLLPVLAGRWPRAAQAAVRSAGRCARALSLLDALADLDGAEAYRGRPLPVSRLAALPPARGANLLRRWLGDLGLRPPDEARLEAALAALCGAARDRLPELRWAGGELRRWRDALYAGPALSPPPRRPLSWDGRGTLTLPAGCGRLRLVPAAVGIDPARLAGGLEVRWRVGGERLRPAGAGRRRSLKALLQEAGVPPWVRARAPLLYAAGGLVAVGGWWTAAEATAAGGLAPVWEAPRLAAWSGCAPLFAPGGSGTL
- a CDS encoding CTP synthase, with translation MTKFIFITGGVVSSLGKGIAAASLGAILEARGLKVSLSKLDPYINVDPGTMSPFQHGEVFVTEDGAETDLDLGHYERFVRITTSKRNNYTTGQIYERVIRKERRGDYLGGTVQVIPHITDEIKECIWLGAGDADVALVEIGGTVGDIESLPFLEAIRQMGVELGHERAIFIHLTLLPYVATAGEIKTKPTQHSVKELRSIGIQPDILLCRADRALPAEERRKIALFTNVEERAVISARDVDNIYKIPRLLHEQGLDRIVCEKLRIDAPEADLSEWDRVVEAMEHPEGTVQVALVGKYVELVDSYKSLNEALVHAGIHTRTRVDIRYVDSERLETEGTGLLAGADAILVPGGFGERGVEGKIAAARYARENGIPYLGICLGMQVAVIEFARHVAGLAGAHSTEFDPACEHPVIALITEWQNRDGRLERRDKDSDLGGTMRLGGQPCRLVPGTLAHDLYGRDVIVERHRHRYEFNNNYLERLQGAGLVVSGRSHDGRLVEVVELPDHPWFLACQFHPEFTSTPRDGHPLFAGFIRAARMHRERELPGAASA